Below is a genomic region from Granulicella sp. L56.
ACAATATACAGACCAGTCACAGACTTTCCAGACTGACGCCTCTCTCACCTTCAATGGCACCTTCACGAAGAACTCTCTCGCTGATTTTCTTGTCGGACGCATGAGCAAGATTACTCAGCAGTCTTATAACGGCGGCAAGCCTGCAGCTACTACCCCCGATCTCTTTGCCGAAGATGATTGGAAAATATCGCCTCGTCTAACGTTGAATCTCGGTCTCCGCTGGGAACCGTTTGTTCCGCTGCATGATCGGCTGGATCGCGTGTCACAGTACCGGGCTGGCCAGCAATCTACGGCGTTGCCGAATGCTCCCATCGGCTATGTGTTTCCTGGCGATGCGGGCGTTCCCTCGAACACCTACCCTGGTCGCTGGGGAGTACTCGCGCCGCGTGTGGGTTTTGCTCTGGATGTTTTCG
It encodes:
- a CDS encoding TonB-dependent receptor domain-containing protein, which gives rise to MGSLSRWPLNQLRAGYQYSDAANWTFGSHNLSLGGDLRQQYTDQSQTFQTDASLTFNGTFTKNSLADFLVGRMSKITQQSYNGGKPAATTPDLFAEDDWKISPRLTLNLGLRWEPFVPLHDRLDRVSQYRAGQQSTALPNAPIGYVFPGDAGVPSNTYPGRWGVLAPRVGFALDVFGYGLTSLRGGFGIYNASIRSQALNNLSTNLPMRTRWLLARPLVVSQIRIAI